In the genome of Flexistipes sinusarabici DSM 4947, one region contains:
- a CDS encoding IS110 family transposase has protein sequence MALYGGFDLHSTNNYLAIIDENDKRILKKKLDNDPDLIISTLKPYQNELKGVVVESTFNWYWLVDLLMDNDFKTHLANPSAVKKYEGLKHSDDNDDAHWLAHLLKLNILPEGYIYPKKQRPIRDLLRKRGHLVQLRTSLILSLQNIIQRNCGTKLGANIIKQTKEDNPLFEMLNSDESLSLSGVISKESIDHLSNQIRQIEKKVENSMELHSSFIKLQSIPGVGKTLALTIMLETGTIERFNKVGNFASYCRKVPTKWTSNDKTKGSGNQKNGNKYLAWAFSEAAEFIKKFDPAAKSYYQRKMSKGNRMIAHSAVAHKLSRAAFYIMRDDVVYDSKKLFG, from the coding sequence ATGGCACTATACGGAGGTTTTGACTTGCATTCAACCAATAATTATTTAGCCATTATTGATGAGAATGACAAACGTATTCTCAAAAAGAAGCTGGACAATGATCCTGATTTGATTATTTCAACATTAAAGCCGTACCAAAATGAGCTTAAAGGTGTAGTTGTTGAATCTACTTTCAATTGGTACTGGCTTGTAGATCTTTTGATGGACAATGATTTCAAAACACATTTGGCAAACCCTTCCGCTGTTAAAAAATACGAGGGACTCAAACACAGCGATGACAATGATGATGCACATTGGCTTGCTCATCTTTTAAAACTAAACATTCTACCTGAAGGTTACATTTATCCCAAGAAGCAACGTCCAATACGGGATTTACTCCGGAAAAGAGGACACCTTGTGCAGCTTCGTACATCTCTTATTCTCAGCTTACAAAATATCATCCAGAGAAATTGCGGGACAAAACTTGGAGCTAACATTATTAAACAAACAAAAGAGGACAACCCTTTATTTGAAATGCTTAATTCTGATGAGTCCCTATCACTTTCAGGAGTTATTAGTAAAGAAAGCATAGACCATCTGTCAAATCAAATACGGCAGATAGAAAAGAAGGTAGAAAACTCGATGGAGCTTCACAGTTCATTTATCAAATTACAGTCTATTCCCGGTGTAGGTAAAACATTAGCACTCACAATTATGCTGGAAACAGGCACAATTGAAAGATTTAATAAAGTTGGCAATTTTGCTTCTTATTGCAGGAAAGTACCTACAAAGTGGACGAGCAATGACAAAACAAAAGGCAGTGGAAATCAGAAAAATGGAAATAAATATCTTGCATGGGCATTTTCGGAGGCGGCTGAATTCATAAAGAAATTCGATCCTGCGGCAAAATCGTATTACCAACGCAAAATGTCTAAAGGAAATCGAATGATTGCTCATTCTGCTGTGGCACATAAACTCAGCAGAGCTGCTTTTTATATTATGCGTGATGATGTAGTTTATGACAGTAAGAAGTTATTTGGATAG
- a CDS encoding DUF2628 domain-containing protein, whose product MMKQYKIYANPQGNYEAVKQGWSWPAFFFSFIWAMVKKMWGLGVGVLIAFLVLGFIIGASGSGSGGDALIRVASIIVKIIFGVNGNKWRESNLPKRGYEYKETVAAANPEGAVALYMKENSEG is encoded by the coding sequence ATGATGAAGCAGTATAAAATTTATGCCAACCCTCAAGGAAACTATGAAGCTGTAAAACAGGGATGGTCATGGCCAGCATTTTTCTTTAGCTTTATCTGGGCTATGGTAAAGAAAATGTGGGGGCTTGGTGTAGGGGTTTTGATTGCATTCCTCGTATTGGGTTTTATTATTGGTGCATCAGGTTCTGGTTCAGGCGGTGATGCCCTGATTAGGGTAGCCTCCATTATTGTCAAAATAATTTTTGGTGTTAATGGGAATAAATGGAGGGAGAGCAACTTGCCAAAACGAGGATATGAATATAAAGAAACAGTAGCAGCGGCAAACCCAGAAGGGGCTGTTGCACTTTATATGAAAGAAAATAGTGAAGGTTGA
- a CDS encoding type II toxin-antitoxin system PemK/MazF family toxin, translating into MTTLKRGMIIDVNLDPTKGSETGKIRPCIVVTNDIYNERVPVIQVVPITEWSPKKTRIQTNVEIYPSSNNGLSKKIDSRLLADTSNRSSS; encoded by the coding sequence ATGACAACGCTGAAAAGAGGTATGATTATTGACGTCAATCTCGATCCGACAAAAGGTTCAGAAACAGGAAAAATTAGACCATGCATAGTTGTGACTAATGATATTTATAATGAAAGAGTTCCTGTTATCCAAGTTGTTCCAATTACTGAATGGAGTCCAAAAAAAACTCGAATACAAACCAATGTTGAAATTTATCCTTCATCCAACAATGGTTTATCAAAAAAAATCGATAGCAGACTGCTTGCAGACACGTCCAATAGATCATCGTCATAG
- a CDS encoding IS1380-like element ISFsi1 family transposase has protein sequence MSKLNYKLERSNDKITPFGGISLLIPLLDKMGIRDFLDKELDHPGSNRGKPPSSKIIPVILSMICGGRSFSDIDKLSFDKVLSYISGIEDIPDSSSISRYFSKTESMLDEVAVNKTISKLGSLNYKIVKDALKRENLFSVTLDQDATYAKVYKRDAKYCYKKFKAYSSMTCFIGESGYCIDEEFREGNVSAQVGILEQLQRVHKYLESCGIEVSNVRNDSAGYQSKVLNYCFDNDLTFFIGGDLDSSVRKGINHIPSDSWKRYRNRYGDESDNEEIAEFIHCMENTKESFRIIVVRKKIESDNPTVPELLGDKYEYRVIATNSKLDAEKVVHFYNLRGVCEYNIKEAKYGFNLKSFPSGNLAGNGLWFKTGILAYNLIMYLKRIIMGGVYKNKEMGSIRYQVISIAGKLVSHGGNKLKLCCSVDMFKKMEQWRTECLTL, from the coding sequence ATGAGCAAACTAAACTACAAATTAGAAAGAAGCAATGATAAAATTACCCCATTTGGTGGAATATCTTTGTTAATCCCACTGTTAGATAAGATGGGCATCCGAGATTTCCTTGATAAAGAACTTGATCATCCAGGCTCTAACAGAGGCAAACCGCCATCTTCTAAAATAATTCCTGTTATTCTATCGATGATATGCGGTGGCAGGAGTTTCAGTGATATCGACAAACTTTCTTTTGATAAGGTTTTAAGCTATATCAGCGGTATTGAAGATATCCCGGATAGTTCCAGCATCAGTAGGTATTTTTCAAAAACAGAAAGCATGTTGGATGAAGTAGCAGTTAATAAAACAATCAGCAAACTGGGCAGTCTCAACTATAAAATAGTGAAAGATGCTTTAAAAAGAGAAAATTTATTTTCAGTTACTCTGGATCAGGACGCCACTTATGCAAAGGTGTATAAAAGGGATGCCAAGTATTGTTATAAGAAATTTAAAGCATACAGTTCTATGACGTGTTTTATAGGAGAGAGCGGTTATTGTATAGACGAGGAATTTCGGGAAGGCAATGTAAGTGCCCAGGTTGGCATACTTGAACAGCTTCAGAGAGTCCATAAATATCTTGAATCTTGTGGTATAGAAGTATCCAATGTTCGTAATGATTCTGCCGGTTACCAATCTAAAGTATTGAATTACTGTTTTGATAACGATTTAACGTTTTTTATAGGAGGTGACCTTGATAGTTCAGTTCGTAAAGGAATAAATCATATACCATCTGATTCATGGAAAAGATATAGAAATAGGTATGGAGATGAAAGCGATAATGAGGAAATAGCAGAGTTTATTCACTGTATGGAAAACACTAAGGAGAGTTTCCGTATAATAGTTGTTCGTAAGAAAATTGAGTCAGACAACCCCACAGTTCCGGAGCTTCTTGGTGATAAATATGAATATCGTGTTATTGCAACTAATTCAAAACTGGATGCAGAAAAGGTGGTACATTTTTATAATTTGCGCGGTGTTTGTGAATACAATATAAAAGAAGCAAAGTATGGTTTTAATTTAAAAAGCTTTCCTTCGGGTAATCTTGCGGGTAACGGCTTATGGTTTAAGACAGGAATACTGGCATATAATCTGATTATGTACCTCAAACGAATCATAATGGGAGGTGTCTATAAAAATAAAGAGATGGGTAGTATACGTTATCAGGTCATATCTATAGCGGGGAAACTTGTGTCCCACGGCGGTAATAAACTGAAGTTGTGCTGCAGTGTGGATATGTTCAAAAAAATGGAACAGTGGAGGACAGAATGTTTAACGTTGTGA
- a CDS encoding DNA polymerase I — protein sequence MRLIIDGHSVAYRVYYKTPKLTNTKGVPTSVVHTFLNILLSLKEELNPEEMIVTFDSKGKTERHGLDEEYKANRQPAPEDLIPQIEILKNVIPLLGVSVFAKEGVEADDIIFTLSEDCEDDVYIVTKDKDIYQLVNERVKIYDYQNDKVIGVKEVVEKFEVTPEQIPDFLALVGDASDNIPGVKGIGPKTAAPLLKKYGSLENIYKHLDDLKSSVRDKLEKYRDDAFLSKELTEPIRTEIEFDKSERFDESSLLEFLEKYELNQIKQRLFGKNENVDLGNGDVGKPDLAAFVEDSFYTADSHNYNIEKDYKKASQAKYVFSYKNIYKHLQSPVKGVLDLEIISWLNDPDSGGIKKQKEEDVSAFLKRLNEQAESIYTEFKKNDFEDVYENIEVATAEVLACMELDGIKLSREKLKTVDDELASELNRIEGKIFSALNKEINLNSPKQLSEVLFDELGIKPYKKTKTGYSTNEESLKNLIIMNPGYAELLELILTHREYSKLKNTYTGKLGDYVNSKTGRVHSTFNQVGTATGRLSSSNPNLQNIPQRGKIASKVRSAFIPEDGYSLISFDYSQIELRLLAHLSGDETLLEAYKKDADIHKKTAASIFNIDEKDVDSNLRRIAKAVNFGIIYGLSPYGLARDTGVSQKEAKEFIDKYFKLYPKVDSYIKDALKRAKEQGYTETLFGRKRFVKELSSKNKALSSRAERIAINAPIQGSAADIIKKAMLDTFAYLADKKVNGRLILQVHDELIFEIKDGEVDTVFQKLKDIMEKIVHLDVNMSVKGKIGKDLGALK from the coding sequence ATGCGTTTAATTATTGATGGTCATTCAGTTGCATACAGGGTATATTATAAAACTCCCAAGCTTACGAACACCAAGGGAGTACCGACATCAGTGGTTCATACTTTTCTGAATATTCTGCTGAGTCTTAAGGAAGAGCTCAATCCTGAGGAAATGATCGTGACTTTTGATTCAAAAGGCAAAACTGAACGTCACGGCCTGGATGAGGAATATAAAGCAAACAGACAGCCCGCTCCCGAGGATCTTATTCCTCAGATTGAAATACTTAAAAATGTTATTCCGCTGCTGGGAGTGAGTGTTTTTGCAAAAGAGGGAGTTGAGGCTGATGATATTATTTTTACCCTGTCTGAGGATTGTGAGGATGACGTTTATATAGTTACCAAAGATAAGGATATATATCAGCTTGTTAATGAAAGAGTGAAAATTTACGATTATCAGAATGATAAGGTAATCGGTGTGAAGGAAGTTGTTGAAAAATTCGAGGTTACTCCTGAACAGATCCCTGATTTCCTGGCGCTTGTGGGCGATGCTTCCGACAATATCCCCGGTGTGAAAGGTATCGGTCCCAAGACTGCAGCTCCTTTACTTAAGAAATACGGGAGCCTGGAGAATATCTACAAGCATCTTGATGATTTGAAATCCTCAGTGAGGGATAAACTGGAAAAATACAGGGATGACGCTTTCTTAAGCAAAGAATTGACTGAGCCCATCAGAACTGAAATTGAATTTGATAAAAGTGAAAGATTCGATGAAAGCAGTCTTTTGGAGTTTCTGGAAAAATATGAGCTGAACCAGATAAAACAAAGGCTTTTCGGCAAAAACGAAAATGTCGATCTGGGTAACGGTGATGTCGGCAAACCTGACTTAGCCGCTTTCGTGGAAGATTCGTTTTATACGGCTGATTCACACAACTACAATATAGAAAAAGATTACAAAAAAGCTTCACAGGCTAAATATGTTTTTTCATACAAGAACATATATAAACATCTTCAATCGCCTGTAAAAGGCGTTCTCGATCTGGAAATAATTTCCTGGCTCAACGATCCGGATTCCGGCGGCATAAAAAAGCAGAAGGAAGAGGATGTCAGTGCATTTTTGAAAAGACTGAATGAGCAGGCGGAAAGTATTTATACAGAATTTAAAAAGAATGATTTTGAAGATGTGTATGAAAATATAGAAGTTGCCACTGCCGAGGTTTTGGCCTGTATGGAACTTGACGGTATCAAACTCAGCAGAGAAAAGTTGAAAACAGTTGATGATGAGCTTGCAAGTGAATTAAATCGGATTGAGGGAAAAATATTTTCAGCATTGAACAAGGAAATCAATCTCAATTCGCCTAAACAGCTTTCTGAAGTTTTGTTTGATGAGCTGGGTATAAAACCATACAAAAAAACAAAAACGGGATATTCTACCAACGAAGAATCACTGAAAAATCTAATTATAATGAACCCCGGATATGCAGAGCTTCTGGAGTTGATACTAACACACAGAGAGTATTCAAAATTAAAAAATACCTATACAGGGAAACTCGGTGACTATGTAAATTCAAAGACCGGCCGTGTTCACTCAACTTTTAACCAGGTAGGTACAGCTACAGGGCGTCTCTCATCTTCTAATCCGAATTTGCAGAATATACCCCAAAGGGGGAAAATCGCTTCCAAGGTGAGGTCAGCTTTCATACCGGAAGACGGTTATTCGCTTATCTCTTTCGACTATTCCCAAATTGAGCTGAGGCTTCTGGCGCACTTGTCCGGTGATGAAACGTTACTGGAAGCCTACAAAAAGGATGCGGATATACACAAAAAAACTGCAGCTTCCATTTTTAACATCGATGAAAAGGATGTTGACAGTAATTTAAGAAGGATTGCAAAGGCGGTGAATTTTGGTATTATTTATGGGCTGAGCCCTTACGGTCTGGCCAGAGATACCGGGGTAAGCCAAAAGGAAGCCAAAGAGTTTATTGATAAATATTTTAAATTGTATCCTAAAGTTGATTCATATATCAAAGATGCCTTAAAACGTGCCAAAGAGCAGGGTTATACAGAAACACTTTTTGGAAGAAAACGTTTTGTCAAAGAACTTTCAAGCAAAAACAAAGCTCTGAGCAGCAGAGCGGAGAGAATTGCAATAAATGCACCGATACAGGGATCTGCAGCTGATATTATAAAAAAGGCAATGCTTGATACGTTTGCATATCTTGCAGATAAAAAGGTTAATGGCAGACTTATACTTCAGGTTCACGATGAACTGATTTTTGAAATTAAAGATGGTGAAGTGGATACAGTTTTTCAGAAACTCAAAGATATAATGGAAAAAATCGTTCATCTGGATGTCAATATGAGTGTTAAAGGGAAGATCGGCAAAGATTTGGGGGCATTGAAATAA